A single window of Pedosphaera parvula Ellin514 DNA harbors:
- a CDS encoding sulfite exporter TauE/SafE family protein, which produces MHWAFITMTLAIAGFVQGLTGFGFGLVSMSLLPLILGLKQAAMVGTIYGLVATVGTFFQHYREFNWRLGATFFFSSCLGVPLGVYFLEKTSEGILLRVLGTFMLIFAAREFFLRRKLQPMHPAVSVPFGLFSGSLSGAFNLGGIPTAAYAYAHPWSQGQIMAFLQVVITSSCVLRLICYSQVGYFKEFSWALAAVVVVPVFLAMGLGHFCMRRVDPKRMRQGVFVFIAVFGFYYLLVHR; this is translated from the coding sequence ATGCACTGGGCGTTTATTACCATGACCCTCGCCATAGCGGGGTTTGTGCAAGGCTTGACGGGGTTTGGGTTTGGATTGGTGTCGATGTCGCTGCTGCCTTTGATCCTGGGATTAAAACAGGCGGCGATGGTGGGGACGATTTATGGGTTGGTGGCAACGGTGGGGACATTTTTTCAGCATTATCGGGAGTTCAACTGGCGGTTGGGAGCGACATTCTTTTTTAGTTCCTGTTTAGGGGTGCCGCTGGGGGTGTATTTCCTGGAAAAGACAAGTGAGGGGATATTGTTGAGAGTGTTGGGGACGTTCATGCTGATTTTTGCGGCGCGTGAGTTTTTTCTGCGGCGAAAGTTGCAGCCGATGCATCCGGCGGTGTCGGTTCCGTTTGGATTATTTAGTGGCAGTCTGAGCGGGGCCTTTAATTTGGGCGGCATTCCGACGGCGGCATATGCGTATGCGCATCCATGGAGCCAAGGGCAGATCATGGCGTTTCTACAGGTGGTGATTACGTCGAGTTGTGTGCTGCGACTGATTTGCTACAGCCAGGTTGGTTATTTCAAGGAGTTTTCGTGGGCGTTGGCGGCGGTGGTGGTGGTGCCGGTGTTTTTGGCGATGGGGTTGGGGCATTTTTGCATGCGGCGGGTTGATCCGAAGCGGATGAGGCAGGGGGTTTTTGTTTTCATTGCGGTGTTTGGCTTTTATTATTTGTTGGTCCATAGGTGA
- a CDS encoding hydroxypyruvate isomerase family protein, giving the protein MNSPISRRSAITKLAGTAASIAAAAALSQRLTAADNAVAAAAPDLKGHINHSVCAWCYKDVPLEELCKSGKEMGLQSVELLEIKDIPTLKKHDLICAMVSGVPGGITSGLNRLENHDKIVTYFEENLPKVAEAGFPNMICFSGNRKGMSDEQGLENCAMGLKRIMSAAEKHKVTLCMELLNSKVNHHDYMCDLSKWGVELCKKVGSDRFKLLYDIYHMQIMEGDVIHTIKDNHQYFGHYHTGGVPGRHEIDDSQELYYPAIMKAIIETGFKGHVAQEFIPARQDVLASLKQGVQICDV; this is encoded by the coding sequence ATGAACTCCCCGATCTCCCGCCGCTCCGCTATAACCAAACTCGCCGGCACCGCCGCCAGCATCGCGGCCGCTGCCGCCCTGTCGCAACGCCTCACCGCCGCCGACAACGCCGTCGCTGCCGCCGCACCAGATCTCAAAGGCCACATCAATCATTCCGTCTGCGCCTGGTGTTACAAGGATGTTCCCCTCGAGGAACTCTGCAAATCCGGCAAGGAAATGGGCCTTCAATCCGTCGAACTCCTCGAAATCAAGGACATTCCCACCCTCAAAAAGCACGACCTTATCTGCGCCATGGTCAGCGGTGTTCCCGGCGGCATCACCAGCGGCTTAAATCGCCTCGAAAACCACGACAAGATCGTCACCTACTTTGAAGAAAACCTCCCCAAGGTAGCCGAAGCCGGTTTTCCGAACATGATCTGCTTCTCAGGCAACCGCAAAGGCATGAGCGACGAACAAGGTCTCGAAAACTGCGCCATGGGCCTCAAACGCATCATGAGCGCTGCCGAAAAGCATAAAGTCACCCTCTGCATGGAATTGCTGAACAGCAAGGTCAATCACCACGATTACATGTGCGACCTCAGCAAGTGGGGCGTTGAACTCTGCAAAAAAGTCGGCTCCGACCGCTTCAAACTCCTTTACGACATCTACCACATGCAAATCATGGAAGGCGATGTCATCCACACCATCAAGGATAACCACCAATACTTCGGCCACTACCACACCGGCGGCGTTCCCGGACGCCACGAGATCGACGACTCCCAGGAGCTCTATTATCCCGCCATCATGAAAGCCATCATCGAGACCGGCTTCAAAGGCCACGTCGCCCAGGAATTCATCCCCGCCCGCCAGGACGTCCTCGCCTCCCTCAAACAAGGCGTCCAGATCTGCGACGTCTGA
- a CDS encoding mechanosensitive ion channel family protein: MDVTTNSVTTTAEHLKTRLVDFCVDHGMDVIAAATYFCGGDFCVTLGGESLQGWLDKHDLEPPVKTLFVRVVKLLVMIAVLLMVLQVFKVPIGPLVAGLGVAGVGIGLALQGVLSNLVAGLLIIFTKPFRVGEYIELAGVHGQVKNIELFSTVLTHSDLSNVVIPNRKIVGEILHNYGKIRQLDLSVGVAYGTDPNKAIAILREILAKNPRVLKNPVPGVGISMLSDSSINISVKPWASLSDAGAAGAEIYAAIIEQFRVNQIEIPFPQREVRLLNQVQG; encoded by the coding sequence ATGGACGTAACGACGAACAGTGTCACCACGACTGCGGAACATCTAAAAACCAGGCTTGTCGATTTTTGTGTAGATCACGGCATGGACGTTATCGCTGCCGCAACTTATTTTTGTGGCGGGGATTTTTGTGTCACGCTGGGTGGGGAGAGTCTTCAAGGCTGGTTGGATAAGCATGATTTGGAACCGCCAGTAAAGACGTTGTTCGTGCGCGTGGTGAAGCTGCTGGTCATGATCGCGGTGCTTTTAATGGTGTTGCAGGTCTTTAAAGTTCCGATTGGTCCGCTGGTGGCAGGTCTGGGTGTGGCGGGCGTGGGTATTGGTTTGGCGCTGCAGGGAGTGCTGAGCAATCTGGTGGCGGGTTTGTTGATTATTTTTACCAAGCCGTTTCGAGTGGGGGAATATATCGAGCTCGCAGGAGTGCATGGGCAGGTCAAGAATATCGAATTATTTTCGACGGTGCTGACGCATTCGGATCTTTCCAATGTGGTGATTCCGAATCGCAAGATTGTGGGGGAGATTTTGCACAATTATGGCAAGATTCGGCAGTTGGATTTGAGCGTGGGAGTGGCCTACGGGACAGATCCGAACAAGGCGATTGCGATTCTGCGGGAGATTTTGGCCAAAAATCCGCGCGTGCTGAAGAATCCTGTTCCAGGTGTCGGTATTTCAATGCTTTCTGATTCGTCGATCAACATTTCGGTGAAGCCGTGGGCGTCACTGAGTGATGCAGGAGCTGCAGGGGCGGAGATTTACGCGGCGATTATTGAACAGTTTCGGGTGAATCAGATTGAGATTCCGTTTCCGCAACGGGAGGTTCGATTGCTGAATCAGGTGCAGGGGTAG
- a CDS encoding HAD family hydrolase — protein sequence MFSVPTFTGPVEFTPSFSPRPQISHVVFDFDGTLSWLRHGWPELMYQLFRPLYPTIPGETEATIHNFLLGEILSLNGKPTIFQTNRFAELVHARGAQSPSPEALLHDYQSRLDQIIAERTNLILTGRASKDDFVVFGARKFLDQLHAQGIKLIILSGTIEHRVKEEAALLNLAHYFGQHIYGSRPDSNELSKRIVLDRLLRDEKIEGHHLLSFGDGPVEIFHTRELGGLAVAVASDEDDNGSGKMDPHKRQQLLKAGADVVIPDYRDAATLLKMILQR from the coding sequence ATGTTTTCTGTGCCAACGTTCACTGGCCCGGTTGAATTCACCCCCAGCTTTTCTCCCCGCCCGCAAATCAGCCATGTGGTCTTCGATTTCGATGGCACGCTCTCCTGGCTGCGCCACGGTTGGCCGGAACTCATGTATCAACTTTTCCGCCCGCTTTACCCCACTATTCCAGGCGAAACCGAAGCTACCATCCATAATTTTCTGCTCGGTGAAATTCTCTCGCTCAACGGCAAGCCTACCATCTTCCAGACCAACCGCTTCGCCGAACTCGTCCACGCTCGCGGTGCCCAATCTCCTTCTCCCGAAGCCCTCTTGCACGACTATCAATCCCGCCTCGACCAGATCATCGCAGAGCGCACCAACCTCATTTTGACTGGCCGCGCCTCGAAGGATGATTTTGTCGTCTTCGGCGCGCGCAAGTTCCTCGACCAACTCCACGCACAAGGCATCAAGCTCATCATCCTCAGCGGCACCATCGAACACCGCGTCAAGGAGGAAGCCGCCTTGCTCAACCTGGCTCACTATTTCGGTCAACACATTTACGGCAGCCGCCCGGATTCCAACGAACTCTCCAAGCGCATTGTCCTCGACCGCCTCCTGCGCGACGAAAAAATCGAAGGCCACCACCTCCTTTCCTTCGGCGATGGTCCCGTGGAAATCTTCCACACCCGCGAACTTGGCGGTTTGGCGGTTGCGGTAGCCAGCGATGAGGACGATAATGGTTCAGGCAAAATGGACCCCCACAAACGCCAGCAACTCCTCAAAGCGGGAGCCGACGTCGTCATTCCGGACTATCGGGATGCCGCCACACTGCTCAAAATGATTCTCCAGCGATGA
- a CDS encoding bifunctional heptose 7-phosphate kinase/heptose 1-phosphate adenyltransferase, which produces MDAARFQSLTRQYRKLRIAVIGDFCLDRYLEIDPTKSEVSIETNLTVHNITHIRSQPGAAGTILNNLVALGIGEVHAVGFCGEDGEGFELRKSLQQLKGVNTTHFISTPHRRTFTYTKPLVISLGKTPKELNRLDVKNWSPTPLLLQKQIISALHSIAPKVDAIILMDQVSIPETGVITTKVLKAITSIVKQHPHLLILADSRLGLKNFPPVCLKMNAAELAALTGLRTKLKLKQVATSASALAKRHGQNCFITLAQNGILAASPDGTVAHLPALPVRGPIDIVGAGDAVTANLTAAIASHSTLREALELANAAASIVIHKLATTGTASANEIQNILYH; this is translated from the coding sequence ATGGATGCAGCCCGCTTCCAATCCCTCACCCGCCAATATCGTAAGCTCCGCATCGCAGTCATCGGCGATTTCTGCCTCGACCGCTATCTCGAAATCGACCCGACGAAATCCGAAGTTTCCATCGAAACCAACCTCACCGTCCATAACATCACCCACATTCGTTCCCAACCCGGTGCCGCCGGAACCATCCTGAATAATCTCGTCGCACTGGGCATTGGCGAAGTCCACGCCGTCGGTTTCTGCGGCGAGGACGGCGAAGGCTTCGAACTCCGCAAATCATTGCAGCAACTCAAAGGCGTCAATACCACCCACTTCATCTCCACGCCACATCGACGCACCTTCACCTACACCAAACCCTTGGTAATCTCTCTGGGGAAAACTCCAAAAGAACTAAATCGCCTCGACGTCAAAAACTGGTCCCCAACGCCTCTTCTGCTCCAGAAGCAAATCATTTCCGCTCTACACTCCATCGCCCCCAAAGTCGATGCCATCATCCTGATGGACCAGGTCAGCATTCCCGAAACCGGCGTCATCACAACCAAAGTCCTCAAAGCCATCACCTCCATCGTAAAGCAGCACCCCCATCTCCTCATCCTCGCCGACAGCCGCCTCGGCCTTAAAAACTTTCCGCCAGTCTGCCTAAAAATGAACGCCGCCGAACTCGCCGCCCTCACCGGTTTGCGCACAAAACTGAAACTCAAACAAGTTGCCACCTCCGCTTCAGCCCTGGCCAAACGCCACGGCCAAAATTGCTTCATCACCCTCGCTCAAAACGGAATCCTCGCCGCCTCCCCCGATGGCACCGTCGCCCATCTCCCCGCTCTCCCGGTTCGCGGCCCCATCGACATCGTTGGCGCCGGCGACGCCGTAACCGCCAACCTCACCGCCGCCATCGCCTCCCACTCAACCCTCCGCGAAGCGTTGGAACTCGCCAACGCCGCCGCCTCCATCGTCATCCACAAACTCGCCACCACCGGCACGGCCTCCGCAAACGAAATACAGAACATTCTCTATCATTGA
- a CDS encoding sugar phosphate isomerase/epimerase family protein, with translation METNNYNSDRRTFIKTVATASAGIALVGTAEAESQTPSGAKTGIKLGFDNFSIRAMGWKAPELLDYAASLKLDSILISDLDAYENFSESYLKDVRAKAKDVGVQIHAGTWSICPTSKFFKNKWGTADEHLALGIRVAQTLGSPVLRVILGMQDDRKTEGGIEARIKDTVKVCKAGRSRAMDAGVKIAIENHAGDMQAWELVNLIEEAGKEYVGATLDAGNATWTLEDPMESLKILAPYVLSTGLRDSMVWEYADGAKVQWTGTGEGLVDWKVYFKKFGEVCPGVPAHLEIISGFSKEYAYLKQEFWQQYPKARANDFAKFLMMAKRGHAIEPHHSADKTAEQEYQKSELERSLKYCKEVLGLGLR, from the coding sequence ATGGAAACGAATAATTATAATTCTGATCGACGCACTTTTATTAAAACTGTGGCCACGGCAAGCGCTGGAATAGCTTTGGTGGGGACTGCTGAAGCGGAGAGTCAAACTCCCAGCGGAGCCAAAACGGGGATCAAGCTGGGTTTTGACAACTTTTCCATCCGGGCGATGGGATGGAAGGCACCCGAGTTGCTGGATTATGCGGCATCGTTGAAATTGGATTCCATTTTGATTTCTGATTTGGATGCGTATGAGAATTTCAGCGAGTCGTATTTGAAGGATGTGAGGGCGAAGGCGAAGGATGTGGGAGTGCAGATTCATGCGGGAACGTGGAGCATTTGTCCGACTTCGAAGTTCTTTAAAAATAAATGGGGAACGGCGGATGAGCACCTGGCATTGGGGATTCGAGTGGCGCAGACTTTGGGGTCGCCAGTATTGCGGGTGATCTTGGGGATGCAGGATGATCGCAAGACCGAAGGCGGGATTGAGGCGCGCATCAAGGACACGGTGAAGGTGTGCAAGGCGGGGCGGAGCCGGGCGATGGATGCCGGGGTGAAGATTGCGATCGAGAATCATGCAGGTGACATGCAGGCGTGGGAACTGGTGAATTTGATCGAGGAAGCAGGGAAGGAATATGTCGGGGCGACGCTGGATGCCGGGAATGCGACCTGGACGCTGGAAGATCCGATGGAGAGTTTGAAGATTTTGGCGCCGTATGTGTTGTCGACCGGATTGCGAGATTCAATGGTTTGGGAGTACGCGGATGGTGCGAAGGTGCAGTGGACGGGGACCGGTGAGGGATTAGTCGATTGGAAAGTTTATTTTAAAAAGTTTGGGGAGGTCTGTCCCGGTGTGCCGGCGCATTTGGAGATCATTTCAGGATTTTCAAAGGAGTATGCTTATTTGAAGCAGGAGTTTTGGCAGCAGTATCCGAAGGCCAGGGCGAATGATTTCGCGAAGTTTTTGATGATGGCGAAGCGTGGGCATGCCATTGAGCCACATCATTCAGCCGACAAAACGGCAGAGCAGGAATATCAAAAGAGTGAGTTGGAGCGGAGTTTGAAGTATTGTAAAGAAGTGCTTGGGCTGGGATTGCGCTAG